TCGCGCCGCCTCCAGCAGCTCCGTGAGCCGCTCGGCCAGCACCTGCACTCCTGGCACGCACAGCACACCGTAGTGGTCGCCCGGCACCTCCGTCAGTGCCAGCCCGCCTTCCGCGAACGCACCCCAGCCACGGTCGGGCGCTTGGTCCCTGCTCCCTTCGCTGGCGCGCAGCAGGGTGATGCGGACGGGGAGGGGCGCGGGCCTGTAGTGGCTCAGGGCGCGCAGGTTGGCGGCGAAGACGTTGAACAGCGTGCGGAGCTGTTCCAGGCCCACTTCCGGGACGAGCAGGCCCGCCTTGTGTCCCTCATCCAGCAGGGCCTGGAGCACGGCGTCCGCCCCCTGGTGGATGAGCGACGCGTCCGGCACCCACGAGGCCCCCGCGAGCCGGGCCTGGTCCTGGGCGAAGAGGGCCGCCACCCGCGCGGAGTCCTCCACCTCCACCCGCCTCCGGTCCGCCGTGGCCGGGCTCGGGTCGACCAGGGCCAGCAGCTCCACCGACTCGCCGCGAGCCTGGAGCTGGCGGGCCATTTCGAAGGCCACCACCGCACCCATGGACCAGCCGCCGAGCAGGTACGGCCCGTGAGGCTGCACGGTGCGCAGGGACTCGAGGTAGAGCGCCGCCATCTCCTGCACGGAGTCGAGCGGCGGTTGCTGCCCGTCGAGCCCCTGGGACTGGAGGCCAAACACGGGCTGCTCCGGCCCCAGCCGCCGGGCCAGCTCCGCGTAGCCGAGGACGTTGCCGCCCACGGCATGGACGAGGAACAGCGGCCTGCGCGCGCCCCCGCGCTGGACGGGCACGAGCGGCGAGAAGGGCGCCGGGACGCGCCGCAGCAGCGAGGCGAGCTGCTCCACGGTGGGAGCCTGGAACAGCGAGGCCAGCGGCAGCTGGCGCCCGGTGCGCTCGCGGATGCGCGCCATGAGCTGCACGGCGAGCAGTGAGTGGCCGCCCAGCTCGAAGAAGTTGGCGCGGATGCCGACGGAGCGCAGGCCGAGCAGCTCCTCCCAGATTC
The DNA window shown above is from Pyxidicoccus trucidator and carries:
- a CDS encoding thioesterase domain-containing protein, whose translation is VRWLATGELDFLGRVDFQVKLRGFRIELGEVESALEALPEVRRAVVLAREDVPGAQRLVAYLTCHEAQPEAAALRAALKQRLPEYMVPSAFVALDTFPLTSNGKVDRKALPAPDRAEAADDTVAPRDVLEHTLAGIWEELLGLRSVGIRANFFELGGHSLLAVQLMARIRERTGRQLPLASLFQAPTVEQLASLLRRVPAPFSPLVPVQRGGARRPLFLVHAVGGNVLGYAELARRLGPEQPVFGLQSQGLDGQQPPLDSVQEMAALYLESLRTVQPHGPYLLGGWSMGAVVAFEMARQLQARGESVELLALVDPSPATADRRRVEVEDSARVAALFAQDQARLAGASWVPDASLIHQGADAVLQALLDEGHKAGLLVPEVGLEQLRTLFNVFAANLRALSHYRPAPLPVRITLLRASEGSRDQAPDRGWGAFAEGGLALTEVPGDHYGVLCVPGVQVLAERLTELLEAARQKEDAAPAA